The proteins below are encoded in one region of Candidatus Polarisedimenticolia bacterium:
- a CDS encoding Rdx family protein, whose translation MAVSVAAELSSINYRETAITLTPAEKGRFEVYLDGKKVYDRKEEGAVDFLPALKEIHKIRETIRQVFAEEPA comes from the coding sequence GTGGCCGTCAGTGTGGCGGCTGAACTGTCCTCGATCAACTATCGCGAAACGGCGATCACGCTGACCCCGGCCGAGAAGGGCCGGTTCGAGGTGTACCTGGACGGCAAGAAGGTCTACGACCGGAAGGAAGAGGGAGCCGTGGATTTCCTGCCGGCGCTCAAGGAGATCCACAAGATCCGGGAGACCATCCGTCAGGTCTTCGCCGAGGAGCCGGCG